In Pyrodictium occultum, the genomic window CCAGCGCGCCGCCTCGGCGGTGCGCCTGCTCGACGGCCACCCGCTGGTGTGGCGGCGCGACATAGGCTCCCGGAGCCACATCGAGGCCCGGGTGAGGCTCGCCGAGCGCGTGAGGAAGGCCTACCTGAGGCGCCGTGAGAGGGGCGAGACCAGGGTCTACGACTGGATCCCCGGTCGCGGCCTCCTGGTCTACGACTACGGCTAATTTCTTTCCCATACCCAGTCACCCGTGTACACCCCGTGAGCGTGGAGGTGTCCATCCGGGATGGGCGTGCCCTCTAGGATGGAGAGGCTCCCCAGCCCCCTGGGCCCCGGAGCGGCTAGGATAGTCCTCCTGGGCGGAGGAGAGCTGGGCAAGGAGGTGGCCATCGAGGCGCAGAGGCTCGGCCTAGAGGTGGTCGTTGTCGACCGCTACGACTGGGCCCCGGCGATGCACGTAGCCCACCGCCGCTACGTGGTCAACATGCTCGACGGCAGGGCGGTGGAGGCTATAGTGGAGAGGGAGAACCCGGTGGCTGTGATCCCCGAGATAGAGGCCGTGGACACGGAGGCCCTGGAGAGGCTGGAGGAGCGCGGCTTCCACGTCGTCCCCAACGCCAGGGCGGTCAAGATAGCGATGAACAGGATCGAGCTGAGGCGCTGGGCCGCGGAGGAGCTGGGGCTGCCCACCACCAGGTACGCCTTCGCCTCGAGCCCGGAGGAGGCCTATGAGGCCTGCGAGCGCGTAGGCTACCCCTGCCTCATCAAGCCCGAGATGAGCAGTAGCGGCCACGGGCACGTCAAGGTCGAGGAGCCCAGCAGGAGGGCGGTGGAGGAGGCCTACATGGAGTCGATAAGGCACGCGCGCGGCGCGAGCAGGAGGGTGATAGTGGAGGAGTACGTCCAGCTCGAGACGGAGTACACTGTGCTCGCCTACCGCTGGCTGGACGGAGACAGGGTCAGGACGGATGCGATGGAGCCCGTGGAGCACTGGAGGTACGGGGAGTACCACTACATAGAGTCCTGGCAGCCCAGCACCAGGCCCAGGGAGCTGCTGGACAAGGCCAGGGATATAGGGATAAGGGTGGCCGAGGGCCTCGGCGGGGTGGGCGTCTTCGGCGTCGAGCTGCTCCAGACCAGGGACGGCCGCCTCCTCTTCAGCGAGGTGGCCCCGAGGCCCCACGACACCGGCATGGTCACCATGGCGAGCCAGGATATGAGCGAGTTCCAGGTCCACGTCCGCGCCTCCGTGGGGCTGCCCGTGCCCAGGCCCAGGGTCCTCACCCCCGCCGCGAGCCTAGCGGTGTACACCGACCTCGACGGCGAGTGGTACCCGGTGCTCGACGGGGTCTACGAGGCCCTCGGGGAGCCGGGGGTGGAGGTGCGCTGGTTCGGCAAGCCCCGGACCTACAGGGGGCGCCGCATGGCGGTGGTGCTGGCCAGGGCGGAGACGGTGGAGGAGGCCAGGAGGAAGGCCCAGATGGCCGCCAGGAGGCTGAGAGTCACTCCGAGGGGTGAGGCCTCCAGGGGGCTCTAATAGTAGTCGCCGGGGAGCCAGGCATTACACTACCTATTGTTACTTCTCTAACACCGGCTTCCAGCGCCACGCGCCTAGCCTCGAGGGCGTGTCGGCGGCTGGTAGGCAGCAGGTCCAGCATCCTGTGGTCCGGTGGAAGGCTAGGAGGACCAGCGGTATGTTCACCCCGTACTCCTCCATCAGGCCGGCTATGTAGCCCGCTATTCCACGCACCTCCTCGGCGTCGACGTAGCCTGGTACCAGGAGTATGCTTACCACCAGGAGCGGCGGCTCCGGCCTCTCCCTAGCCAGCTCGGCGGCTATCCTTCAGCCTCTCAACAGCCCTGCGCCCATCGACCCGGTGAGGGCCTCGTAGACGCTGGGGCTCCAGGCCTTCCAGTCAACCTTCACTATGCCGCCGCCCTCGAGGCTGAGCCTGACAGCCTCCCTGAAGACCGCGGGGTTTGCAAGCCCATTGGTCTCCCAGCATATCCTCGGCGGCAGGCCCCTGTCCAGCCCGCCATGCCCTCCCGCGTATCCTACCAGCCCCGGGCCATCTCTATATCCCTGCCAGCCGCCGGGTGGCGGCCGGGGAGGCGTGGTGGCTAGGGGCCTCAGCTACCGCGACGCCGGCGTCGACCTGGACGCCAGCGAGGCCATGCACCGCCTCGCCTCGAGGCTTCTCGCCGGCCGCCGGGAGGCCTACACCTCCTCCATAGAGCTTGGAGGCTACGAGCTGGTGCTCCACGTCGACGGCGTCGGCACCAAGACGCTGGTGCTGGAGAGGACCGGGAGGATGAGGGTCGCCGGCTGGGACTGCGTGGTCATGAACACCAATGATGTCGCCTGCGACGCCGCCAGGCCCCTGGCGCTGGTAGACTACATAGCCATGCCGAGGGCCGACGAGAGGGTGTTCCGGGAGGTCCTGGAGGGGGTCAGGGAGGCGGCGGAGGCTACGGGAGCGGCGCTGCTGGGCGGCGAGACCGCCGTGCTCCCGGGCCTCGCGGGCGGCGTGGACGTGGTCTGCACGGTGCTGGCTGTGAGGGAGAAGGGCTGGAGGGGGAACAGAGCGAAGCCCGGGGACGTGCTGCTCGGGCTGGAGAGCAGCGGGCTCCACGCCAACGGCTACAGTCTGGCCAGGAGGATAGTGGAGGAGAGGCTGGGCGGCTACGACACGGTTGTGGAGAGCGTTAGGCTGGGGGAGGAGCTCTCGAAGCCAGTGGCCAACTACACCGCGTTCCTCCTCGAGGCCTGGCGCCGGGGCCTCATAACCGCGGCCGCCCACGTAACCGGCGGGGCCTTCACCAAGGTCAAGAGGATCCTCCCCCACGGCTCCGCGGCGGTGATGGAGATGCCCGAGCTCCCCGCCATATTCCGCATACTGATGGAGGCCGGGAGGGTGGAGCCCAGGGAGGCCTACCGCGTGTGGAACATGGGCATAGGCCTCGTGGTGGCCGCGCCCGGCGACCGCGCCGAGGAGGCCCTCTCCCTCGCCGAGAGGATGGGCCACCGGGCCCACCTGCTGGGCCGCGTGGAGGAGGCGGAGGGGGAGGAGCCGGCGGTGGTGCTCGAGACCATGTACGGCAGGATAGTCTACTAGCCCCCGGGGGAGGCCCGTGGAGGGCTAAAAACGCGGGTGCGGCCCCTGCTGCGGCGCTTGGAGGGCTAGCTCTTCTCCAGCTGATCCACCAGCTTCCTGAAGAAGTCCGCGTCCCTGTAGCCCAGTATGTAGAGGGTCTTGTTGCTCCCCTCAACCCACACTGCGAAGCTGGGCGTGCCCTGGAGCCCCGCCATGACCGCTGCGTGGGACGCCTCCTCCACCAGGCTGGCTGCGGGGCAGTCGGGGGTGGCGTTGAGCCTCTGCTCCTCCTCGCTCAGTAGCTTGCCCATGCTGTTGTAGAGCTGGCTCGCGCTGGCCAGCCCCTCCTGGTAGAGCTTGTAGACCTTGCTATATATCCTTGTGGCCTCCTCCAGGTAGGCGGTGGCGTTGCCCGTCCTATTGTAGTAGCATAGCAACAGCTCGTGCAGCCTGGTTACGTTGGGGTTCAGGTGCACCACGAGGTCGACTATATGGTAGGTGATCTTGCCCTCGTCCACGAGCTTCTTGATCTCGGGGAAGATGTCCCTGTAGAACCTGGCGCAGTAGGGGCAGGCGAAGTCCTCGTATATCGCGATGTGCACCCTCCCGTGGCCCAGGGCGGGGTGCCCCTCTATGCCGGGGGGCGGCCCCTCCCTCTCCACTGCCTCCACTGCGCCAGACTCCAGGAGGAGATCAGTTATATTGACGTCGGCTACCTCGTAGACGTTGTCGCTTATCCTCCTCACGCCGGGGACGCCCCTGTCCAGGGGCTGCTGGGAAACGGCGTAGAAGGCCGGCAGCTCCCTGGGGTCCACGCCGGCGGGCGGCTTCTTGACGTACTCGACCCCGGTTATCTTGGCGGCGAAGAGGGATGAGAGGATTTCCATTATACTGCTCCCAGGCTTGAGCGAGTCCCTGTTCACCGTTGCGTAGGGCATGTCGCCCTCAACAACTAGCAGCTTGGCGGTGTACGCGTAGCTGGGCCTGGGGAGCCCCAGCCGGAGCGCCACCTGGGTCTCGAAGGCGGCTGTGTAGTCGTAGCGGAGGGGCCTCCAGCCGCCGGGCAGGGTCTCGTTCAGCAGCGCCCGGGCGAGCTCGCCGCTAACGTTGCCGGCCCTCACCAGTATCGCGGGGTAGACGCGCAGCCCCCTAAGCCCCGCGGCCTCGGCGGTGGCATTGCAGAACCTGGTGCCGTTGGGGAGGAGCCCCGCCAGCTGCCTACTGAGCAGCTCCTGGACCACCGAGGCGAGCTTCTCCTGCCCCTTCTCGTAGACGACCATCACTGCTGGGCCGCTGCCGCACGCCCGGGGCCCGGCCGCGCTGGAGGCGGCGGTTCCCCCGCCCCGGTGGGTTAGGAGCAGCGCCGCGGCAGCCGCCACGGCCACCGCTACAGCTACTGCAGCGTAGAGCCTCCAGCCGCGCATACTCCACCAATCCTCGCTGCTGCCCCGTGGGGCTTGGACCCTAAATTGCGCTGCCCCATACAGCGCTCCGAGTGTGCGGCGAAACAGCGAATACCCGCAGAGACCCCCGGGGATGTATATATGGAGGCCTGCTCCTGCTGGGCGAGGCGTGGGAGCTAATGCCCGAGACAGCTTCCGAGGCGGGGACCCTGTTCCGCGACGAGACGGTCAGGAGAATCCTTGGCAAGTACCGGCTGCTCTGGGCCCTGGGCCACGCCCTATCCCTCATGGGCTGGGATCTCGAGACCTACATGCCCAGGGCGGGGGTAAAGGACCGCTCCACGGCGGCCGAGGAGCTGGAGGGGCTGAGCCACCGGCTCCTGCTAGACCCCGAGCTCGACAAGCTCCTCCGCGAGGCGGAGGAGAAGCTCGATAGCCTCAACGTCTACGAGCGTGGCGTGGTGAGGGTCCTCCGCAGGGCGGTGAGGATAGCCAAGGCGGTGCCCGAGGAGCTTGCCCGCCGCGAGGCGAGGGTGACCAGCGAGGCCACCCAGGTCTGGAAGGAGGCCAAGAAGAAGGCCGACTTCAAAATGTTCAAGCCCTACCTGGAGGAGATAGTCGAGATACAGAGGAGGAAGGCAGAGCTGCTCGGCTATGAGGACCACCCCTACGACGCTCTCCTCGACCTCTACGAGGAGGGGCTGAGGGTCCGCCACCTGGACCCGCTCTTCAACGAGCTGGTGCCGGCGACCAGGAGGATACTCGACCGCGTCCTAACCGGCGGCTTCTACCCCAGCCGCCACCCGCTCGAGGACCAGGGGTACGACGTGGAACGGGCCAGGGCGATGCTCCGCCGCCTCCTGGACGACCTGGGCTGGCCCTGGGACCGGGGGAGGCTGGACGAGTCCGCTCACCCCTTCACAATAGACATGGGCATAGATGATGTAAGGATAACAGTCCGCTACGAGGGCCGCGACATCAAGAGGGCTGTCTACAGCCTCGTCCACGAGTACGGCCACGCCCTCTACCAGCTCCAGATAGACCGGAGGCTGGCCTACACCCCGATAGGGACGGGGGTGAGCATGGGTGTCCACGAGAGCCAGTCGAGGTTCTGGGAGAACGTGGTCGGCCGCGGCCCCTGGTTCATGGGGCTCCTCTCGAAGAGGCTCGCCGAGCACCTGGGGCT contains:
- a CDS encoding carboxypeptidase M32, with the protein product MPETASEAGTLFRDETVRRILGKYRLLWALGHALSLMGWDLETYMPRAGVKDRSTAAEELEGLSHRLLLDPELDKLLREAEEKLDSLNVYERGVVRVLRRAVRIAKAVPEELARREARVTSEATQVWKEAKKKADFKMFKPYLEEIVEIQRRKAELLGYEDHPYDALLDLYEEGLRVRHLDPLFNELVPATRRILDRVLTGGFYPSRHPLEDQGYDVERARAMLRRLLDDLGWPWDRGRLDESAHPFTIDMGIDDVRITVRYEGRDIKRAVYSLVHEYGHALYQLQIDRRLAYTPIGTGVSMGVHESQSRFWENVVGRGPWFMGLLSKRLAEHLGLRLEPLELYRYVNTVRPDLIRVDADEVTYNLHIYLRYILEKKLIEGSVMVDELPQAWDDMMEDLLGVRPRSPSEGVLQDIHWSHGSFGYFPTYTLGNVIAAMIWRRLWSGSPELLTGLDLAGLRAWLGERIHRWGATFPPLELVERSLGGKPSAAALVEYLEWKFLRLPGELEEYLPRG
- a CDS encoding DsbA family protein, with the translated sequence MRGWRLYAAVAVAVAVAAAAALLLTHRGGGTAASSAAGPRACGSGPAVMVVYEKGQEKLASVVQELLSRQLAGLLPNGTRFCNATAEAAGLRGLRVYPAILVRAGNVSGELARALLNETLPGGWRPLRYDYTAAFETQVALRLGLPRPSYAYTAKLLVVEGDMPYATVNRDSLKPGSSIMEILSSLFAAKITGVEYVKKPPAGVDPRELPAFYAVSQQPLDRGVPGVRRISDNVYEVADVNITDLLLESGAVEAVEREGPPPGIEGHPALGHGRVHIAIYEDFACPYCARFYRDIFPEIKKLVDEGKITYHIVDLVVHLNPNVTRLHELLLCYYNRTGNATAYLEEATRIYSKVYKLYQEGLASASQLYNSMGKLLSEEEQRLNATPDCPAASLVEEASHAAVMAGLQGTPSFAVWVEGSNKTLYILGYRDADFFRKLVDQLEKS
- the purT gene encoding formate-dependent phosphoribosylglycinamide formyltransferase: MGVPSRMERLPSPLGPGAARIVLLGGGELGKEVAIEAQRLGLEVVVVDRYDWAPAMHVAHRRYVVNMLDGRAVEAIVERENPVAVIPEIEAVDTEALERLEERGFHVVPNARAVKIAMNRIELRRWAAEELGLPTTRYAFASSPEEAYEACERVGYPCLIKPEMSSSGHGHVKVEEPSRRAVEEAYMESIRHARGASRRVIVEEYVQLETEYTVLAYRWLDGDRVRTDAMEPVEHWRYGEYHYIESWQPSTRPRELLDKARDIGIRVAEGLGGVGVFGVELLQTRDGRLLFSEVAPRPHDTGMVTMASQDMSEFQVHVRASVGLPVPRPRVLTPAASLAVYTDLDGEWYPVLDGVYEALGEPGVEVRWFGKPRTYRGRRMAVVLARAETVEEARRKAQMAARRLRVTPRGEASRGL
- the purM gene encoding phosphoribosylformylglycinamidine cyclo-ligase — protein: MVARGLSYRDAGVDLDASEAMHRLASRLLAGRREAYTSSIELGGYELVLHVDGVGTKTLVLERTGRMRVAGWDCVVMNTNDVACDAARPLALVDYIAMPRADERVFREVLEGVREAAEATGAALLGGETAVLPGLAGGVDVVCTVLAVREKGWRGNRAKPGDVLLGLESSGLHANGYSLARRIVEERLGGYDTVVESVRLGEELSKPVANYTAFLLEAWRRGLITAAAHVTGGAFTKVKRILPHGSAAVMEMPELPAIFRILMEAGRVEPREAYRVWNMGIGLVVAAPGDRAEEALSLAERMGHRAHLLGRVEEAEGEEPAVVLETMYGRIVY